The DNA segment GGACGAGTCGGCCGAGGTCGTCGCCGATCGCGACGCGGTCGCCCGCTTCGACCGCCGGGTCGACGTGGAGGATTCGGGCGACGAGTCCGCGTGCAGACGCCGGCTCCTCCACGTCGACGAGAATCAGGTGGTCGTGTTCGGGTGCGTAGGGTTTCGGCGGTGCGCTGACGGTCCGCGTCTCGCGAACGATGCCCGCGACGGGTGACGGGGCGTCGGTCGCGAGTCCGGCGGCGGGATCGCTGTCGCCGGGATAGAGGTCGATCGCACACCCCGCGTCGTGGGCGGGATACGGCGAGTTGTACAGCGAGAACCGCCGGTACCGGTCCAGGACCCGGTCGCCGAGGACGACGCGTCTCGCCTCGCCGACGTCTCGGTCACTCGCTGGCCCGCGGTCGCGGTCGACATCGACGCCGTCCAGCGACCGTCCGTGACGGGTCGCGTCCCCATCGTCCATCGCCCACACGTGCGAGTCGCGTAGGTTTACCTCGTTCGGGTTCGAACCGTGAGTCGTGACGGTCTATCTCTATCGCGGGCGCGGCGAGACCATCGACGCCGACCGCGAGGTGAGCCGGGGCCTGCTCGATCACGCGGCCGAGGGTGACCGGGCGGTGCGCGTCTGGGTTCCCCACCGGCGGGTCGCGTTCGGCCGTCGGGACGCCAATCGAGAGGGGTACGAGGCCGCCCGCCGCGCCGCGAGAGACCGCGGTTTTCGGCCCGTCGGCCGTCGCGTTGGGGGGCGGGCGGTGGCCTACGACGGGGAGACGACGCTGGCGTTCGCCCGCGCGGAACCCGTCTCCGACCTTCGATCCGGCATCCAGGACCGGTACGAGACGCTGACGGCAGACGTCGTGGCCGCACTCGACGAGGCGGGGGTCGCAGTCGTGGAGGGCGAACCGCCCGACTCGTTCTGTCCCGGTACCCACTCACTGCGGCTGCCCGACGGTGGGAAAGTCGTCGGACTCGCCCAGCGAGTCACCGCCGACGGCGCGCTCGGCGCCGGCATCGTCCTCGTCGACGGTTGTGGAGAACTCGCCTCCGTCCTGGGGGACGTCTACCGGGCACTCGACGTCGCGTTCGATCCGGAGTCGGTCGGCTGCGTCGGTCCCGCACTCACAGAGCCGGTCGACGTTCCGACCGCGGCCGTCCGGCAAGCCCTCGAACGGTCGCTCTGCAGCCCGGTGGCCGCGCGCCGAGAGTGCGATCCCGGGGTCGACGTGGCGGTTCGGTCCGTCGGTTCCGATCCGGCCTGACGGTCTCGCGAGGTCGGCCCGATCTGTCGGTCGGTTTGCCGGGCGTAGAATCACTCACTCGCACACACTTTATTTCGAACGAACACATACACACATACATACACACACCCCCACCCACACACACCCACCCACACACACACACTCTCTCTCTCTCTCTCTCGATCGTGTACCGTCACCGTTCGTCCCGACGTGATCGAGATTCGACTCACCATCGCGCCGGCCGTTCGTCCCGGGCGAGGCCTCGACGCTGCTCTCCGGTGTAGTTGCCGAGCGTACGATATAGACATTTTACGATATTGGAGCAGAACCTTATCGGTTCTCGGCCGTCACAGAATAACGTATACGATCTGATTTATTGAATCAACGTATTTATATTTCCCCGGTGATTTCAGGACACTATCCGAATCGTATGACGCGGAGTGTCGCAGGGAGGCGGAGTCTGGAACGCCACGCTACCACAGAGTGGCGGGACCCGGAGGGGAGCCGATGAACGCGCTTCTCGGTCCGGTGACGAAGGGTGTTCGCCGCGTCGCGACGAAGTGGCTGGCACCGATCTTGCCCGTCCTTCTGAGTGCCGTATTACTCGGGCTGATCGCGGTCGTGCTGGTCGAACCGACGGGTCTCGTCGAACGGGTCCCGTCGACGACGGTCCCGGTCGTCGGGTGGTCGGTCGCGCCGAAGGCCCTCGTGTTCGTCGGCGTGACGGCGACGGGTCTCGTGGTGGGCGGGATCTGTCTCCTCGGCTACCGATACCACGACGAACTCACCACCTACTGGAACACCTACTCCGCGTGGGCTCAGGCGGTGCTCGTGGGCTTTCTCGCCGCGACGCTGGTCGCAATCGGGTGCTACGGTGCGGCCCTCTTCGATCGAGTACCGACGTACGCCACGTTGCTCGGTTTTCTCGTCACCTGGCCGGTCGCCGCAGGTGTCGTCTTACTCTTCGACAGACGGAGCGACGGCGATGGCTCCTCCGCCTTCTCGTCTGTGAAGACTGGCTACGTCCACACACGCGGCCTCGAGAGCCGGACGCTGTCGTTGATCGTTGGTTTCCTCGGGGCGATGGCCGGCGGCCTGTCGCTGTGGTACGCCTGGCGGTGGTACACCGGGGATCCGTCGTTTCCCGCGATCGTCGCCGTGACCGTCTCGCTCTGGATCGTGATCACGCTCGTCGTCTACAACCGGTACGAGGCGTCGTCGATCGAACGCACGGATATCTCGATCGTCACGGTTCGGACGCCCGAATCCAGACCCACTCGTGAACTGACGATCAAGAACGGTGCGAGTACGTCCGTCGACCTGGCCGAGTCACGAATCCGTGACACCTCGTTCGAACTCTACCGACTCGGCGTGGCAATCACGTTGCGTCCGGGCGCCACGTGTACGTTCGAGATCCCCGAAACCTTCACACTCGAACCGAACGACGAGTCGATCGACCTGCCGCTTGGGTACAGCCTAAAGCGGGGTGGCGAGACGCCGACGCTCTTTACGCGATCGGGCGACATATACGCGCTCGACCTGGCTGACGGCGCGATGGGGGACCCGGAATCCGACGCCACGATGGAATCCGAACCGGATGCCGATCTCGTCGCCCAGGAGTGATCGAACCCGATACCGAAACAGACTCGATCGTCTCGATTCAATTCGTTACAGGGAAAATACTAAAACAACTCTTTACAAATACGAACCCATGCGCGACTCGTCGTTGCGTTCGTGATTTCACCGATGACCACCCAAGACGATACCTCCATCGCGACCCCAACTCGTCGAGCCATCGCCAGCGGTGTGGCCACCACCGACGTGACGGTGGTGGGGGGACACACAGACCGGTGGCGGACGACGGCGGAACCCACCATCGCCGGCGGTCTCGGTTCTGTGATCCGTCGACAGCGGTCGATTCGAACGGTCGATCCCGGGCGGCTGAGCGGACGATTCGTCCGTCGCATCGTGGCGCGGTGGTCGACGCTTGCGCTGTCCGTTCGCCGACGGCCCTCCGTGGTCCCCGGTGAGGAATCGACTGTGCCGGCGGAGGCTGCGTCGGCGTGGGACGATCCAGATCGGCCCGACGTGACTGACCAGGGACTGCAGTGGCTATCGCCGTCGGGGCCTGTCGTCGACTGGTCCGCCGGCGGGAGTTGGATCGACGACGCTGCCGAACGGGACCGGCCGTCGATGGCCGTTCGATCTACGGTCTCCGATCCGCATCGGCCTGTCGACGACGTGGAGGATCTGCTCGACCCGGGATCCGTGGTGCGAGCGACAGGCCTCGATACCGGAGCCCATACGGACCCGGTCGGGCGTCACTCCCGGTTCGGTTCGGTCGTCCCGACTCACACGCAGGGTACAGGACACGACGGGCCGTCGGAGCCGTCGAACGCGATCGGCTCCCCCGACGCCGGTCGGGTTTCTGTTCACCGAAGTCCGACGCGACCCGGCCGCGACACCGCGGTCATCGCCGAGACGAGTCGGGTTCGTCCGCACGCTAGGGCCGGCGTCGAGTCGCCTGCCGGTGACCGTGATACGGATCCGGTGCGGTTCGAGTCGGCCGACACCGCCAGCGGACCGGCTCCATCGCCCGGGTGGACGCCGTCGACGGTCGCCGCTCGTACCGGGTCACCGCGATCGGTCGATTACCCGTCCGCTGACGTTCACCACGGCTCCGAAACGGACGTTCGACGGTCGGCAGCGTCCCGCGCGGCTGTCGTCCGGCACCCGGACGTGTCCGAGTCGATGGACGACACGGGTACCCAGCCCG comes from the Halovivax cerinus genome and includes:
- a CDS encoding lipoyl protein ligase domain-containing protein; translation: MTVYLYRGRGETIDADREVSRGLLDHAAEGDRAVRVWVPHRRVAFGRRDANREGYEAARRAARDRGFRPVGRRVGGRAVAYDGETTLAFARAEPVSDLRSGIQDRYETLTADVVAALDEAGVAVVEGEPPDSFCPGTHSLRLPDGGKVVGLAQRVTADGALGAGIVLVDGCGELASVLGDVYRALDVAFDPESVGCVGPALTEPVDVPTAAVRQALERSLCSPVAARRECDPGVDVAVRSVGSDPA